A DNA window from SAR86 cluster bacterium contains the following coding sequences:
- the fabB gene encoding beta-ketoacyl-ACP synthase I → MRKVVVTGVGIISSLGNSKEEVLNSLKNSISGIRVNDIYKELGLRSNVSGSIQINTEDFIDRKKLRFMGDAAAYGYISALEAIKDAKLPDNILSNNRTGLIMGSGGASSQDQIESADILREKGVKRIGPYRVTKAMGSTVSACLSTFLGIKGVNYSISSACTTSLHCIGNAMEQIQLGKQDVMLAGGAEAEHWGMTSLFDAMGALSSNFNETPKKSSRAFDSKRDGFVIAGGAGTLILEESEHAKQRGAKIYAEISGYGASSDGEDMVSPSGNGAYRSMSTAWEMTQKSKIDYINAHGTSTPAGDLVELKAIKKLFEENMPAISSTKSLSGHSLGAAGVHESIFSLLMLENNFLVGSANVESLDEEAKDMPILLSNKESPKIKRILSNSFGFGGTNGSLIFETFKD, encoded by the coding sequence ATGAGAAAAGTAGTTGTAACAGGTGTAGGCATAATTTCTAGCTTAGGAAACTCTAAAGAAGAAGTCTTAAATTCCCTCAAAAATTCTATTTCAGGGATAAGAGTTAACGATATCTATAAAGAACTAGGCTTAAGAAGTAATGTAAGTGGAAGCATTCAAATAAATACAGAAGACTTTATAGACAGAAAAAAACTACGGTTTATGGGAGATGCCGCAGCTTATGGATACATAAGCGCCCTTGAAGCAATAAAAGATGCAAAATTACCAGATAATATTTTATCAAATAATAGAACTGGACTAATAATGGGATCAGGCGGGGCATCTAGTCAAGACCAGATAGAATCAGCTGATATTTTAAGAGAAAAAGGCGTGAAAAGAATTGGTCCATATCGAGTAACAAAAGCTATGGGTAGTACTGTTTCGGCTTGTCTTTCAACTTTCTTAGGGATAAAAGGTGTAAATTATTCTATTTCTTCTGCATGCACGACTAGTCTTCACTGCATAGGGAATGCTATGGAACAAATACAATTAGGGAAACAAGATGTAATGTTAGCAGGTGGAGCTGAAGCTGAACATTGGGGAATGACATCTCTTTTTGATGCTATGGGAGCCCTTTCTTCTAATTTTAATGAGACACCAAAGAAGTCCTCACGAGCTTTTGATTCAAAAAGAGACGGATTCGTTATAGCTGGAGGAGCAGGAACATTAATCCTAGAAGAGTCAGAACATGCAAAACAAAGGGGTGCTAAAATATATGCTGAAATCAGCGGTTATGGAGCTTCATCAGATGGAGAAGACATGGTTAGCCCTTCTGGAAATGGTGCATACAGATCAATGAGCACTGCATGGGAAATGACACAAAAAAGTAAAATAGACTATATAAATGCTCACGGAACTAGTACTCCTGCTGGAGATTTAGTAGAGCTCAAGGCTATAAAAAAATTGTTCGAAGAAAATATGCCAGCTATAAGCTCAACTAAATCTTTATCAGGCCATTCACTAGGCGCAGCAGGAGTACATGAATCTATTTTCTCTTTATTAATGCTTGAAAATAATTTCTTAGTTGGTTCAGCTAATGTTGAATCCTTAGATGAAGAAGCTAAAGATATGCCAATTTTGTTATCAAATAAAGAATCGCCTAAAATTAAAAGGATTTTAAGTAATAGCTTTGGTTTTGGCGGAACAAATGGCTCTTTGATATTCGAAACTTTTAAGGATTAA
- the ssb gene encoding single-stranded DNA-binding protein, with translation MARSGINKVILVGNLGQDPEVKFTAGGAAVTTLSIATSESWKDKETGNDQEKTEWHRVVLWRRLAEIAGEYLKKGSKIYIEGQLQTRSWEQEGQKRYTTEVVARDMQFLDSKGSVNQEDNVSDINPKSEESNMPGEINDDDIPF, from the coding sequence ATGGCTAGAAGTGGTATTAACAAAGTAATTTTAGTAGGAAATTTAGGTCAAGATCCTGAGGTCAAGTTTACGGCTGGTGGAGCTGCAGTTACAACTTTAAGTATTGCAACTTCAGAGTCTTGGAAAGACAAAGAAACTGGCAATGATCAAGAAAAAACAGAATGGCATAGAGTTGTTCTGTGGAGACGATTAGCTGAAATAGCAGGAGAATATCTAAAAAAAGGATCTAAAATTTACATAGAAGGTCAGCTTCAAACTAGGAGTTGGGAACAAGAAGGCCAAAAGCGGTATACAACAGAAGTGGTAGCTAGAGACATGCAATTCTTAGACAGTAAAGGTAGTGTAAATCAGGAAGATAATGTCTCTGACATTAATCCTAAATCTGAAGAATCTAATATGCCTGGAGAAATTAATGATGATGATATTCCATTTTAG
- the uvrA gene encoding excinuclease ABC subunit UvrA — protein MKYIKVRGAKQHNLKDIDLDIPRDKLVVITGLSGSGKSSLAFDTLYAEGQRRYVESLSSYARQFLSMMEKPDVDHIEGLSPAISIEQKSTSHNPRSTVGTVTEIYDYLRLLFARAGTPRCPDHNISLEGQTVNQIADQILKLPEGAKIMILAPIINDQKGEHLHFFEEMKAQGFVRVRVDGIVIDIDETPSLNKNKKHTLETVIDRIKIPSLKKEDNDMRLRLSESIEQALNLSDSVIKISSLEETFSELIFSSKMACSECGYSIPDLEPKLFTFNNPSGACPECDGLGIKSYVDKNKVIYDCSASLNEGAIRGWDKNHKYYFHILRCLSKEYNFSLDQPFNKLKKEIQKIILEGSEGEIVDFSWRTKSGRTIDRFLAFEGVLGSVERRYKETESSYIREDLTKLISLQDCSTCFGTRLRKESRNVFINNQSLPNITARTIDDANIFFQDLKLKGSKKEVADRITKEIQERLKFLIDVGLNYLTLDRSAESLSGGESQRIRLASQIGAGLVGVTYILDEPSIGLHQRDNQKLLSTLRKLRDLGNSVIVVEHDEETILSADYIIDIGPGAGVHGGKLCAIGDKEDICKASESITGQFLSNKRYIAVPKKRNKKVKGKVIKLIGASGHNLKKVNLEVPLGLITCVTGVSGSGKSTLINQTLLPATLNSMNNDQQQSPKAYENLKGVEEITKIIEISQSPIGRTPRSNAATYTGLFTPIRELFANTQESRSRGYKPGRFSFNVKGGRCDACEGDGVIKVEMHFLPDVYVKCDACNGQRYNRETLEIKYKGKSIFQVLDMTVEEGEIFFKNIPSISRKLVTLSEVGLGYIKLGQPATTLSGGEAQRVKLAKELSKNTSGHTLYLLDEPTTGLHFHDIQLLLKVFEKLRDKDNTIIVIEHNMEVIKCADWIVDMGPEGGSGGGEIIISGTPEEVIKEKKSHTGNELKKILI, from the coding sequence TTGAAATATATAAAAGTCAGAGGCGCAAAACAACATAACTTAAAAGATATAGATTTAGATATACCAAGAGATAAATTAGTAGTTATCACGGGTTTATCAGGTTCAGGAAAATCTTCACTAGCTTTTGATACTCTTTATGCTGAAGGTCAAAGAAGATATGTTGAATCTTTGTCTTCATACGCAAGACAGTTTCTTTCTATGATGGAAAAACCCGATGTTGACCATATAGAAGGTTTATCACCAGCTATTTCTATTGAGCAAAAATCTACCTCGCATAACCCAAGATCTACTGTAGGTACGGTGACTGAAATCTATGACTACTTAAGACTATTGTTTGCAAGGGCAGGCACTCCAAGATGTCCTGATCATAATATATCTTTAGAAGGACAAACAGTTAACCAGATAGCTGATCAAATATTAAAATTACCAGAAGGTGCAAAGATAATGATTCTTGCTCCAATCATTAATGATCAAAAAGGAGAGCATCTTCATTTCTTTGAGGAAATGAAGGCTCAAGGATTTGTTAGAGTTAGAGTTGATGGAATTGTAATCGATATTGATGAAACTCCTTCTCTTAATAAGAATAAGAAACATACTTTAGAAACTGTTATAGATAGAATTAAAATACCGAGTTTAAAAAAAGAAGATAATGATATGAGGTTAAGATTATCAGAATCTATTGAACAGGCCTTAAACTTATCTGATAGTGTAATTAAAATATCTAGTCTAGAAGAAACATTTAGTGAACTGATTTTTTCATCTAAAATGGCCTGTTCTGAATGTGGGTATAGTATCCCAGATCTTGAACCTAAACTTTTTACATTTAACAACCCTTCAGGAGCATGTCCTGAATGTGATGGCTTAGGAATTAAATCTTATGTTGATAAAAATAAAGTAATTTATGATTGCAGTGCAAGTCTTAATGAGGGAGCAATTAGAGGTTGGGATAAAAATCATAAATATTATTTTCATATTCTTAGATGTCTTTCTAAAGAGTATAATTTTTCTTTAGATCAACCTTTTAATAAGTTAAAAAAAGAAATTCAAAAAATAATACTTGAAGGTTCGGAAGGAGAAATTGTAGATTTTAGTTGGAGAACAAAATCTGGACGCACGATTGATAGGTTTTTAGCTTTTGAAGGAGTACTTGGTAGCGTTGAAAGAAGATATAAAGAAACAGAATCAAGTTATATAAGAGAGGATCTAACGAAATTAATTTCTTTGCAGGATTGTTCAACATGCTTTGGAACTAGACTAAGGAAAGAGTCTAGAAATGTTTTTATTAATAATCAATCTTTACCAAACATAACTGCTAGGACTATTGATGATGCAAATATTTTTTTCCAAGATCTTAAGTTAAAAGGCTCAAAGAAAGAAGTAGCCGATAGAATAACTAAAGAAATTCAAGAGAGACTTAAATTTTTAATAGATGTTGGATTAAATTATTTAACCCTTGATAGAAGTGCAGAAAGTCTTAGTGGTGGAGAATCTCAGAGAATACGTTTAGCTAGTCAAATTGGGGCGGGACTTGTTGGCGTAACTTATATTCTAGATGAACCATCCATTGGACTTCATCAAAGAGACAATCAGAAATTATTGAGTACTTTAAGAAAACTAAGAGACCTTGGAAATTCAGTTATTGTTGTAGAGCATGATGAAGAAACAATTTTATCAGCAGACTATATCATTGATATTGGACCAGGAGCAGGCGTGCATGGCGGAAAACTTTGTGCAATAGGAGATAAAGAAGATATATGCAAAGCATCTGAATCAATTACAGGACAATTTTTATCTAATAAAAGATATATAGCGGTTCCTAAAAAAAGGAACAAAAAGGTAAAAGGTAAAGTAATTAAATTAATAGGAGCCAGCGGACATAATCTTAAAAAAGTAAACCTCGAAGTTCCTTTAGGATTGATAACTTGTGTAACAGGAGTTTCTGGGTCAGGAAAATCTACTCTAATCAATCAAACACTTCTTCCAGCTACTTTAAATTCAATGAATAATGATCAACAACAGTCGCCTAAGGCTTATGAAAATTTAAAAGGTGTTGAAGAAATCACTAAGATAATTGAAATTAGCCAGTCCCCAATAGGACGAACTCCTAGATCTAATGCTGCAACTTACACTGGACTATTTACTCCAATTAGAGAATTATTTGCTAATACACAAGAATCTCGCTCTAGAGGATATAAACCTGGAAGGTTTAGTTTTAATGTGAAAGGAGGTAGGTGCGATGCTTGTGAAGGTGATGGAGTTATTAAAGTTGAAATGCACTTTCTTCCAGATGTCTATGTTAAATGTGATGCCTGTAATGGACAAAGATATAATAGAGAAACATTAGAGATAAAATATAAAGGGAAATCAATTTTCCAAGTCTTAGATATGACTGTTGAAGAAGGGGAAATATTTTTTAAAAATATACCTTCTATATCTAGAAAATTAGTTACTTTGTCTGAGGTTGGCCTTGGGTATATAAAATTAGGGCAACCAGCAACTACTTTATCAGGAGGAGAAGCTCAAAGAGTTAAATTAGCCAAAGAACTTTCTAAAAATACTTCTGGGCATACCTTATATTTACTTGATGAGCCTACTACTGGTCTTCATTTTCATGATATTCAATTACTTCTTAAAGTTTTTGAAAAATTAAGGGATAAAGACAACACAATAATAGTTATAGAGCATAATATGGAAGTTATAAAATGTGCTGACTGGATAGTTGATATGGGTCCTGAAGGAGGAAGTGGAGGTGGAGAAATAATTATATCTGGGACACCAGAAGAAGTTATTAAGGAGAAAAAATCTCACACAGGAAATGAACTAAAGAAGATATTGATATAG